In the Verrucomicrobiia bacterium genome, one interval contains:
- a CDS encoding Gfo/Idh/MocA family oxidoreductase: protein MKSIRTPSRRQFLKTTAVAAVATSLSARSWAQVAGSNSDIRVAVVGFGGRGGDHIRGFAAQQGTRLTALCDCDTKILEGAAEKQRQQGREIETYTDIRKLLESKNVDVVSIATPNHWHALGAIWAIQAGKDVYLEKPVSHNVWEGRQVVLAARKYKKIVQTGTQSRSSREGILPAVEWVKAGNLGKIVIARGLCYKRRDSIGKVDGPQPIPANIDYDLWCGPAEKLPLMRKRLHYDWHWVWNTGNGDLGNQGIHQMDICRWFLGEMELAPYVLSVGGRLGYIDDGETANTQIVFQGYAKAPLIFEVRGLPAKPGGQMDVYKGGSVAAIIECENGYVTVPNYRSAIAYDKEGKEIKRWADTGDNNHYANFLKAVRSRKYEDLNADILEGHLSSALCHTGNISYRLGVKKNPDEIREAIKADKGFQEAFDRMAAHLAANNVDITKDLLTLGVPLRMDPRSETFLGNQAANQMLTRNYRAPYIVPTVA, encoded by the coding sequence ATGAAATCTATCCGCACTCCTTCCCGGCGTCAGTTCCTCAAAACCACCGCCGTGGCCGCGGTGGCCACCAGCCTGAGCGCCCGTTCCTGGGCCCAGGTGGCAGGCTCCAACTCCGACATCCGCGTGGCCGTCGTGGGCTTTGGCGGCCGCGGCGGCGATCACATCCGCGGTTTTGCCGCCCAGCAGGGCACGCGCCTGACGGCCTTGTGTGATTGCGACACCAAAATCCTCGAAGGCGCCGCCGAAAAACAACGCCAGCAGGGCAGGGAAATTGAGACTTACACCGACATCCGCAAGCTCCTGGAAAGCAAAAATGTGGACGTCGTCTCCATCGCCACCCCCAACCACTGGCATGCCCTGGGCGCCATCTGGGCCATCCAGGCCGGCAAGGATGTGTACCTCGAAAAACCCGTCTCCCACAACGTCTGGGAGGGCCGGCAAGTCGTGCTCGCCGCCCGCAAATACAAGAAAATCGTGCAGACGGGCACCCAGAGCCGCAGCAGCCGCGAGGGCATCCTGCCCGCTGTGGAGTGGGTCAAGGCCGGCAATCTGGGCAAAATCGTCATCGCCCGCGGCCTCTGCTACAAGCGGCGCGACAGCATCGGCAAGGTGGACGGCCCGCAACCCATCCCCGCCAACATTGATTATGATCTCTGGTGCGGCCCGGCGGAAAAACTGCCGCTCATGCGCAAGCGCCTCCATTACGACTGGCACTGGGTCTGGAACACCGGCAATGGCGACCTCGGCAACCAGGGCATCCACCAGATGGACATCTGCCGCTGGTTCCTCGGTGAAATGGAGCTGGCCCCCTACGTGCTGAGCGTGGGCGGTCGCCTCGGCTACATTGACGACGGCGAAACCGCCAACACCCAGATTGTCTTCCAGGGTTACGCCAAGGCCCCGCTCATCTTTGAGGTGCGCGGCCTGCCCGCCAAACCCGGCGGCCAGATGGACGTGTACAAGGGCGGCAGCGTGGCCGCCATCATCGAGTGCGAAAACGGCTACGTCACCGTGCCCAACTACCGCAGCGCCATTGCCTATGACAAGGAGGGCAAGGAAATCAAACGCTGGGCCGATACGGGGGACAACAATCATTATGCCAACTTCCTCAAGGCCGTCCGCAGCCGCAAATACGAGGACCTGAACGCCGACATCCTCGAAGGACATCTCTCCAGCGCGCTCTGCCATACCGGCAACATCTCCTATCGCCTGGGCGTAAAGAAAAACCCGGACGAAATCCGTGAGGCCATCAAGGCGGACAAAGGATTCCAGGAAGCCTTTGACCGCATGGCGGCCCATCTGGCGGCCAATAACGTGGACATCACCAAGGACTTGTTGACGCTGGGCGTGCCGCTCCGCATGGACCCGCGCAGCGAGACCTTCCTGGGCAACCAGGCCGCCAACCAGATGCTCACCCGCAACTACCGCGCACCCTACATCGTCCCCACCGTCGCCTGA
- a CDS encoding PmoA family protein, with protein MTQRTVYAFLALCGLALAQAPAPAAEGVEVVDNQDRVTVKINGQLFTEYWYRGNQHPALIRRKNADGTTTVVTNATRKTYYWPLIGPNGLPMTRGWPMVPDAEGEEKDHPHHRSLWFSHGAVNGVDFWSEDGKAGRIVHDQFLELKSGKDAGWIRSSCRWVGPDNKVVLTDERILRVYNRPANERLFDFEITLKAPRDQEVVLGDTKEGTMAVRVAESMRLNRGKNVKAEGRIVLSNGVEGNNAWGKAAEWCDYSGPVRGQRVGIAIMPHPANPVHPTWWHVRDYGLFAANPFGVHDFEKKPPGTGNLTIPAGKSVTFRYRFYLHEGDEKQARVAERYQQYLKEVK; from the coding sequence ATGACTCAACGCACCGTTTATGCCTTCCTGGCGCTTTGCGGCCTGGCCCTCGCCCAGGCGCCCGCCCCGGCCGCCGAAGGGGTGGAAGTTGTGGACAACCAGGACCGCGTCACCGTCAAAATCAACGGCCAGCTCTTCACCGAGTACTGGTACCGCGGCAATCAGCATCCCGCCCTTATCCGCAGGAAAAATGCGGATGGCACCACCACTGTGGTTACCAATGCCACCCGCAAGACGTATTATTGGCCGCTCATCGGCCCCAACGGCCTGCCCATGACCCGCGGCTGGCCGATGGTGCCGGATGCCGAAGGCGAGGAAAAAGACCATCCCCACCACCGCTCGCTCTGGTTCTCCCACGGGGCCGTCAACGGGGTTGATTTTTGGAGCGAAGACGGCAAGGCCGGGCGTATTGTGCATGACCAGTTTCTGGAATTGAAATCCGGCAAAGACGCCGGCTGGATCCGCTCCTCCTGCCGCTGGGTGGGGCCGGATAACAAAGTCGTCCTGACCGATGAGCGCATTCTGCGCGTGTACAACCGCCCGGCCAATGAGCGGTTGTTTGACTTCGAAATCACCCTCAAGGCGCCCCGGGACCAGGAGGTCGTGCTGGGCGACACCAAGGAAGGCACCATGGCCGTGCGCGTGGCCGAAAGCATGCGCTTGAATCGCGGCAAAAACGTCAAAGCCGAAGGCCGCATCGTCCTGAGCAACGGCGTCGAAGGCAATAATGCCTGGGGCAAGGCCGCCGAATGGTGCGATTATTCCGGCCCCGTCCGCGGGCAGCGCGTGGGCATCGCCATCATGCCGCATCCCGCCAACCCGGTGCATCCCACCTGGTGGCACGTGCGCGATTATGGCCTGTTTGCCGCCAACCCCTTTGGCGTGCACGACTTTGAGAAAAAACCGCCCGGCACCGGCAATCTCACCATCCCGGCCGGCAAATCAGTGACTTTCCGCTACCGTTTCTATCTCCACGAAGGCGATGAGAAACAGGCCCGGGTGGCGGAGCGCTATCAACAATACCTCAAAGAAGTTAAATAA